The genomic interval GTCGATGGCCAGGAGCACGAGCTGCAGGAACTGGCCCAAATCTCTCGCAAAAATCCCAAGACAATTATCGTCAACATGATTGGATTCCCGCAAACGATTCCCGATGTCCTTAAGGCTATCGAAAAGAGTGGCATGAACCTAAATCCCCAGCAGGATGGCACTACCCTGTTCATACCCATCCCAAAGGTCACCAAGGAGCACAGGGAAAATCTATCCAAGAATGCCAAAGCTTTGTTCGTCAAATATCGCGATGCCATACGAGGTGTCCAGAACGAACACATTCGGAAGCTGAAAAAACAACCGGAACTGGGCAAGGATGATGCTTTTGCCGCCCAGGCTCAGGTCACTGCCATCGCGGATCGCTTCATCTCGGAGGCGGACAAGTTGCTGGCCAGCAAGCAGAAGGAGCTGCTGGGCGACTAGGCCTAAGACCAAGACTGATTCTGCTCCAAAAGCCttaataaatgtaaatgttttaCAGAAAACGAAGAACACTAGATGAGCACAAATTTGTACTCTTAGTACAATTTTAAATCTAAAATCCAACTCACCTCCTGGCACACTCGCTGGTCGACACACATAAGCTTCCTGAACTCCTCCAGTTCCTTTTTCAATGTCTGCCTGTAGTTGATGTTCTTGATCTTGCTACGCATACCAAGGACGTGCTCCTGAAGCTGCCGGGCGGCCGCATATACAGCGTCTATCTTGCTGTACCACGACTTAAGCTCCTGCGGATCGAATCCACTATTGCCGGCGCGCTCCAACTGAGTTGCCTTGGCCTCCAGCGCCTTGTTGCGCTCCTTGAGTCGCTCGTTCTCGGCTACGACCTCGTCGATCTTCTTCACATAGAACTCGGTAGGCATCTTCGACTTGAGGACATTCTGTTTCAAAGTCGTGCGTATCTTCTTAGCTCGGCTGGCGTACTTGAGGGTGTTGTAGGTGTCTTCATAGGTCAGTGAGCTCATCGAGACATTGGCCACCATCAATGTGCGACAATTTCCGCCCAACGAGTCCTTGAGGATGCGTGTCAGGTTCGAGTCGCGGTACGGGATGTGCTTTAAGCCGTCGGCTAGCTTGTTGATGCAATTTCCCAAAGCTAAGAGACTTTTGTTGATGCTGGCGCCTTCCTTGAACCGCACTCCAATGCCTTTCGTGCTGGCCGCCCTCTCACTGCCCGCTAGATCGATCATGGATAATTTGACAGTCCTTTTCGTGTCGGTCTTGCGCTCCGTGATCCTGATGTGCACCTGAAAGATGGCATGTGACCTGGAGCTCTCTGCATTGGCATCTGTGGGGTGCTGGGTGCGATGCGAGTTGCCCAGCATCAGCATTCTTAACAGCTCCTCGGCACTGTAGATGGGCGTGAGACAAAGACCACTGACCACCACGCCATTGTTGTCCTCGCGAAGTTTCAAAGGGCCCGATTTGGTTAGCAGATTCATCACATGCTCGTTGTACACCTCTAGATAGGATACCCCCACATCGAACTTGCGCACATCATTCTGCGCTTGGATCTTATCGAAGAGATCTTGCATGGTAAGATAGGTCAGACCCGGATGAGCCTCGCTGCCCAGCATTGTGAATGTTTTTCCGGCGCCAGTGGCTCCATATACAAATACCGAGCAGTTGTATCTGTGGGTGGTATGAGTACGTGAGGATTCAAGTGGCTTTAGATAGCTATAAGCCATAACTTACCCATTTAACACCGCGTCGACCAGCGGCGCCGTGCACTCCTCGAACAGATCCTGGTTGGAATTGTCTATATCGAAGACCCTGTCGAATTCCATAGTCAACTTTTTGTTCATCCGCTTGGTGATGTCGCGGTACGGTTGCTTGGCGCCCTGAAAGAAGAACTCATCGTCCTCCTCGTCGGGATCGAACAGTAGTGCCGATCGATCCATGACCTTAATAATACTACGCTGTTTTTGCTCCAATTCACGGACATTATACGGCCGTACGCGAACCGCCACTTTTATATTCGTATGCTGCTCCGAAGGCATTTTCGATAGAATGCTCCTTGCCCCTCACTTTGCTTTTAATTAGCCTAGAGTATTTTGCTCTTGTTTGGGTTTCGTCCTTCTTGTTTGATCCAGATTCGAAATCCTCGCACATATAATTTTCTCGTACAGCCTGAAGTGATCGTTGTTGTTTGAATCGGTGCTATCGGCGCTTGCGCTTTGTGGGCATCTTTATCCAATTTGCTATGCGCGCTTGTCCTTAAATTTTGAACTGTATTTCCAGGGCTGCTTTGGTAGCTATCGATAGTTTTGGCAGGGttaaattttagttttataaTGAGAGTTTTACAAGTTGTTTGCCTATCTAAGCTTATTCTTGAACAAAATGATTCTTGTTAAGTATTTACAAAGTTAACCAGCTATTTTAACAAGCACTTGAACAAATagtataaataatttaaaactatatCGATATATGGTGCAAATATTCGTTTACTTAATATTCTGTCATACTCTTCTTTGAAGTACGATCATTTCAGTTAAACTGTATAAAATATCTGAAGAAGCaaacatatttattaaattgcaGCACAGATATCGATATCACAGCGCCGCTATCGATGGTGTGTCTGTCGCAGTGCATATCGCTTATTCTGCCATCGCTAGCAAAAAGAaccattttatttaaagcagcagaaacaacaaGTTTTTTTAAGAATCCAGCACAAAACAGAGAAAACCCGTCACGACAACAAAACCGCCGAACGCCAAACAGAATGAGTGGAAAAGTTTTATTCGCCTGCTCCAAGTGTTTCTCGCGCCATCCGTACGAGGAGCTCTCCTCCGGCCAGCAACTATGCAAGGTGAAAAGCGATCCAAAAccaacgaaaaaaaaacaccgccacttcaaacaatgcaaaaaaaaaagtaaaaaaagagCAAGATGACgccaaacaaattgcaatATCAGCGCAAAGTGTGTGTacttgtttgcttgtttgtcAGCGAGCAAAAATGACGCGGCGTTGGCAGAAAAAATTTGCTGCGCAAAAGGCAAAGGGAAAATAAATGCTAACGGCAAGAAGAAGCAGCCAAGCGTCGCGtccaaaaatgatttaaacAACAAACCAAATGAGCTTGAACTGCATAAGCCAATTGATAAACAAACAGACGGATAaccttgatttttatttttcaggGCTGCCGCGGTTCTACCTCAGTTGGTAAATGTACTTACTGCCGATCGGAGTTTCAACCCGCCACGTAAGTAAGCTATAGCTTATACCTAGCCCTATACTATATACGCAAatatatcatttatatataaatgtgttTATACAATCAGCAGCAAATCACAGAGTGCCTGCAAGAAGTGCGAACATTATCTGGGGAAGTACGGCAAGCCCAGTGCCTGCGAGTGCTGCAAGATTGTGGCCGCCTTCGGAGGATCCAAGTGCATGCGGTGAGTTTTGTTTATTCCATGTAATCTGTAAGCTGATCGGGTAGTTAGATGCTATGGCAGTTCTTTCCACCGAATCCAACGGCCGTGTAACTTGAATGCACAATGCAAGAGCTTCGACATTTGTTTACTCTGCGTAACGCGTGAAGAGAAACCCAAACCGATCCAAAATCCAAATTGTGCCTTCAACGTACATACTGCTCTTCCCGATCTCTATCCCTGGGAACACCAAGCAAATGAACCAACCAACAAACCGTCTCTTATGAACGCAAAACATTTCTCTTCTTCTCTTTTCTGcccgccaaacaaaaacaatcaaCCAAAATATACCCTATCGCCTTCGTATACAGATGCGCCAGCTACGAGGCAAAGTACGGACCGCCGGTGCAGTGCGATGAATGCAAGCTGCGATCAGCCTTTGACAGGCGCGACGAGAACAAAAAGGTCAGCGCACAGAACTGGAGGATTGCTCACAACGGAAGCAGCCCCATTATGTTAAAAAAAACCCTAAGATTAAGCCAAACGATTGTAGAAACTTGAGCGGGATGAACTGTACCCGAGAATCATGTACTTGCGTTCATAAGAGACCGTGATAAGTCTAGGATTATTGCTACCTAACCTAAGCCTTTCGCTGTGACCTCTTGTAAAATTTTGATCTATCTACCTTTTGTCGCCGACAGGTCAATGGCAAACTGCTTTGCTGGCTGTGTGCCTGCGCCTACAAGCGAGCGCTACTCAAGGCACAGCAGGAGGGCCGTATACCGATGTCCAAGAAGAGGCCACACGAGAAGACCTCGTCTTCGCACAGAGACAGCGCTGCGGCCAAGAAGCCATCGCgcaacgagctgggcaagaGCGGCAGCGGTGCCAATAATACCGGCGTGAATGCCGTGAGCGGAGCTGGATTGGATCTGCCTGACAAGATCTCACGCGGAAATGGTGGTAATGGGACCATTGCAGCGCCTGCTGCCATCACCGTGGACACCAATTCGTCGGATCATGTGGTTGCCATTACATACCTAAAGGAACGCATCGCCAGCCTGGAGAAGCGCCTGAATCAAAAAGACAAAGAGCTGCTCGAAAAAGACAAACAGGTGGGTTTAAAAGGGGTTTTATCAAGTTAGCAAAAACGAAATTTCAACCCTAAAAACGGGTGGGAAACATGCATATGGAAGCTGTGTCGAACTGGACATACCATGTGCCATTTTATGCATTTAAAAACCCGTCTGCCGCTGCTgtattatttcttttgtttatcCTTGAATCCATCCATGCTATAAATCTAAAAAgtaatgcaattttttttctcCCAGCTGACCGAACTGAAGGGCAAGAACTTCGAGAAGGAGAACGACATGCGCAACCGGCTGAAGGAAGTGGAGCGTCTGCACGACATGAAGGTGGACAACTTGAACCGCAAGATCGCCAGTGTCCTCAAGGAGCTGGCCGTGCTAAAGaagagcagcaacaaaaaggcCGCTGCCATCAGCAAAGCCGAAAAGGAGATCATTAAACGTGAGAACTTATCGCCCAAGGAGGAAATTCTGGCGACAGCGGGGCCGGAAAAACCGACCAAGGCCTCGTCGGAGCCCGCCGATATTGACAAGGACGAGAAGAGTCGCGATCGAGACGAGGAACGCAGCGAGCAGGGGGATAGGGCCAGTGTGCGGTCACGATCCGCCTCCAGCAGCCCCACGCCCTCGTCCAACTGAGAGACGATGACTTCCAGCTGCAGGAGCGGCATGCCAGGAAGCACGATCCATAAGCTCTGGCTGCCGCGCCCTTTTAGTTTTTCGctatacaaatttatatttttgtactTCTGCTTTAATTGTAATATAGTTTTACAAGTTTGTTTCATATCACTCTTTTTATGTCGCTCATCCCTGCCGCGCGAATCCTGTTCCAACTCCCTCCTTCCAAATGTAACCCAATCATCAGTTAGAAAATGTAATTCGATAGGCTCAACTTAACGAATTCTTCTTTAGTTTAATTCACGATGGAACAACACAAAACCGAAGCATTGTTTACATCTTAAGAAATATACAAAGTTGGGAAAGAACCAAATGGTATTTCAACAGTcgttatatattattaataatgtGGGATAACAATAAGGTTAATGTGGCTTGGGCTTGTGCCCATCGACGTAGAAGTTCCTGGTGGCCTTGGGCAGCTCCAGTTCCATGCCCTCCATGCTCTTGTCGAGGAGTATCTGACAGCCGAGCCGGGAGTTCTCGCGCAGAAATGGCGCCATGTCCAGCAGATcgtcctcctgctcctcggcCTCTTTCAACTTCTGCAGGTAATCATGCTGGACGTACACGTGACAGGTGGTGCAAGCCAGCGAAGCCTCACAGGCGCCCTCCATCTCGATCCCATGGCGATGGGCCAAGTACAGAACATTGTCGCCCACTTTGCCCTGGATCTTGGTGCGCTTTCCATCCTTGTCCACATATGTGATGTTCACTCTGCATGTGTAGTTTGTATCTTGGTTATATGGTGTACAATTAGCTTCGCTCTAGGGACTTACATTTCATCCTTGGACTTGGGATCCTGCCATTCGAACTCGCcatgccgccgcgctgtaaaaTCGCCAGAATTTCATAATATCAGTTGAGATTTTCGGCATAATATATTGCTGATTCTGCAGGTTTAATGGCTCCACTTACGTATTGTGGTGTGCAGGGCATTGTGGGGTGTGTAGAACGCGGGCTTGGCAATCTGTTTACTGATTAATTTGCAGGAATTATGAACTGCAGAGCGGCgcaaaagtaaacaaaacattttttttgagGTTACAGTGCCAGCTGGAGATGGGCAACATGCAATATGTCACGGGTTTTTATGATTCAGATTATAATTCCAAACAATATAAATTAGTTGATAATGTACTCGCTCTACTAAATAACTTTAAAAATGAGCTCTACTTTGTGTAATTACATGTtagtttcttttatttaatttatcgTCGACTTAACACTTGTTAAAAACTGTTACTTCGATAGTTCTTTGTGAGAAGGTGATTAAAAGCTATCGATAACTATACTTTTGGCGGGCTTTTATTTCAAAGTTCAAAAGTTCACTCAATTTCACCTGGGAAAAGGCTAACCAAAGCTTTTTTAAGTAGAATTGACATCCGGGGACCTAATTTAAATATGCACAGCTTTTAATACCTGTCTAATCGAACAAAGGAAAGTTAATATTGTACGAGGAATTGGATTTAGTGCCTTGTGCtatgaattatgttcttaGATATTAATAAAAGACGTTTGATTACTGAGACATTCATATTCCTTTATTAATACTGGATTTCGATTAGTCTTAAAATTTGATTGGACTGTTTAAAATGTAgctaataataaattaataaatataatacgaTTTGTGCGATATTTTCTTGACTTTTTTTAGTGCAACGATAAACGAGAGTCTTGGGAAATCACTTGGCTGCTTAGGCTGCAATCTTTAGGAGGGGCCCTTCACTTGGTTTCTGGCTCTGAAGCGGAAGCTGCCGGAGCGGCCTCCTTATGACCGTTTCCATTCTGGAAAAGATCCGATGGACCCACATGCTTAATGGGTATGATGCGCTCCTTGAGCTCCTCCTTGGAAACTAATGGTGGAACCGTGATATTAAGAACTCCATCCTCCGACAAAGTGGAAACAATGGCATCCGAATCGAACTCCTTGGGCAGCGGATAGCGGCGAACAAAATGCCGGGATACATGTCCGTGATCGTCCTCGCGCTCCTCGTGTTTTCCCTCGACCACGATGCACTCGTTGACCAGTTTGACGGTCAGTTCACCTGGCTGAAAGAGTCCCACATCCAGATGGACCTCGAAATTGCCCTGCTTATTCGAGGCTCCACCACGGCCCAAGGCCGCCAGCTCTCCGTTCCTTTTATTGGCCACCAGGTGATGGGCATGTGCACCCATCCGGGCAATCAGACCCAGGGTGTGCAAATCAAGATCATGATGCTGCCGCGAATGCAATCGCCTGTACATGCGATTCGGGAACATATCGTGGCCGTAGTACATGGAGTCCGGGGAGTCCAAATTCAAGACAAAGGGAATATCTGGCATTTTACTTTTCTTGCCTTTACTTCTTTGTGTATCTGGCGGAAGGAGGTTCGTTGAACCGACGACCTGTTTTCCTTTCAAAAAGTATCCAAGGGGTTGATTTGCCAGCGGGTGGTGGAATTCACAATCTCAGCTGCAGTTTGGCGCACAATTCACCTTGACTTTTCCGACTCGAATGTGGAGTTTAACGGTTTAGCTGCGCCCTTTTATAGAGCCGGAAGAGCTTTGCCCACTGCCACAGAGCTTTTCTGGAGCAGCAACTCGTTGTTTCGCTGATTCTGGGGAGACAACTGGAAGCCTTCTGGGGGCCAAGCTTTCGGAGATGTGCGCAAACTTTAAAATGTGATCCGCTATAaggtatgtatgtatgtataaagtGGGTGCAGATAGCAAGCTATGTATGGGAGATCATACCAtaagattttaatttaaaattcaaagtGAAATCGGATACGGATGAGAGACGCCATCTCCAGTGTTAGCTGGACAAACAAGACGACACCGCAATAATCAAAATGCGATAAGCAAGTacgcacatatgtacatacccGAATCTTTAATCTCGAACCTCATAAATGGATCTTATGCGCCCAGCTGGCAAGTCAGTTGTTATTCAGCTGGCGAACCGGTTGAAATTCGTGCTCCGTCCCCTAACCACAATGGCCACGTACGAACAGGTTAAGGATGTGCCCAACCATCCGGATGTGTACCTAATCGACGTTCGGCGGAAGGAAGAGCTCCAGCAGACGGGCTTCATTCCAGCCAGCATCAATATACCCTGTAATAAACTACTTTCCCTAGTATTTTCTTTATTACTAAgggttattattatttacttaGTGGATGAACTGGACAAGGCTCTAAATCTGGATGGATCTGCTTTCAAGAACATATACGGAAGATCGAAGCCGGAGAAGCAGTCGCAAATCATATTCACCTGCCGGTCGGGAAATCGAGTCTTGGAAGCAGAGAAAATTGCCAAAAGTCAGGGATACAGCAAGTGAGTtttaaatattcttttatttgcaatAGTTTATATCGAATACTTGCTCATTTCAGTGTGGTGATCTATAAAGGCTCCTGGAATGAATGGGCTCAAAAGGAGGGACTTTGACGATAAACGTCGCTATATTTCTGAATAAATTAagattttaataataatagctgaaaaacaaaaaactttatttaattgtttatataCTTAAGTAACTACCTAATTTTCATATATCTCAAGTTTTTAACTACGCCCATGGC from Drosophila mauritiana strain mau12 chromosome 3L, ASM438214v1, whole genome shotgun sequence carries:
- the LOC117139559 gene encoding kinesin-like protein KIF18A, coding for MPSEQHTNIKVAVRVRPYNVRELEQKQRSIIKVMDRSALLFDPDEEDDEFFFQGAKQPYRDITKRMNKKLTMEFDRVFDIDNSNQDLFEECTAPLVDAVLNGYNCSVFVYGATGAGKTFTMLGSEAHPGLTYLTMQDLFDKIQAQNDVRKFDVGVSYLEVYNEHVMNLLTKSGPLKLREDNNGVVVSGLCLTPIYSAEELLRMLMLGNSHRTQHPTDANAESSRSHAIFQVHIRITERKTDTKRTVKLSMIDLAGSERAASTKGIGVRFKEGASINKSLLALGNCINKLADGLKHIPYRDSNLTRILKDSLGGNCRTLMVANVSMSSLTYEDTYNTLKYASRAKKIRTTLKQNVLKSKMPTEFYVKKIDEVVAENERLKERNKALEAKATQLERAGNSGFDPQELKSWYSKIDAVYAAARQLQEHVLGMRSKIKNINYRQTLKKELEEFRKLMCVDQRVCQEDFRRFANYMSTLTSQMEKYKEELPSWLSKMEIAYQDLESLKREVNKSKAYQILIVYVKYKDLELQLTKQNIFNNHVNAINQELVENLDLMRKSFRTACEVLNQTYDRLEDGQKLTPEIEAVFERLLRKMRFADSEANTKMAEMNPLVVPVALRSGKEEEEPTCSLTASAKKRQRQAAQSDDDLHLSMEDFDSQDTESDSEELHRTFKRPRNLNETQVLGPSSSSSSSSSARKALTATVTKPRNVQQRLVSDLISDQNVRGGNEKIKKALLKSNHFTAQGLQRTLAAASLAKENVKYNANYVRKSPRALMAKALAGTSTLTRKPLGSASKEPPLVKFNRAASFRLKK
- the LOC117141895 gene encoding heat shock protein 67B3 → MPDIPFVLNLDSPDSMYYGHDMFPNRMYRRLHSRQHHDLDLHTLGLIARMGAHAHHLVANKRNGELAALGRGGASNKQGNFEVHLDVGLFQPGELTVKLVNECIVVEGKHEEREDDHGHVSRHFVRRYPLPKEFDSDAIVSTLSEDGVLNITVPPLVSKEELKERIIPIKHVGPSDLFQNGNGHKEAAPAASASEPETK
- the LOC117141891 gene encoding protein FAM76A isoform X3; its protein translation is MYLLPIGVSTRHQQITECLQEVRTLSGEVRQAQCLRVLQDCGRLRRIQVHAVNGKLLCWLCACAYKRALLKAQQEGRIPMSKKRPHEKTSSSHRDSAAAKKPSRNELGKSGSGANNTGVNAVSGAGLDLPDKISRGNGGNGTIAAPAAITVDTNSSDHVVAITYLKERIASLEKRLNQKDKELLEKDKQLTELKGKNFEKENDMRNRLKEVERLHDMKVDNLNRKIASVLKELAVLKKSSNKKAAAISKAEKEIIKRENLSPKEEILATAGPEKPTKASSEPADIDKDEKSRDRDEERSEQGDRASVRSRSASSSPTPSSN
- the LOC117141898 gene encoding rhodanese domain-containing protein CG4456 isoform X1, yielding MDLMRPAGKSVVIQLANRLKFVLRPLTTMATYEQVKDVPNHPDVYLIDVRRKEELQQTGFIPASINIPLDELDKALNLDGSAFKNIYGRSKPEKQSQIIFTCRSGNRVLEAEKIAKSQGYSNVVIYKGSWNEWAQKEGL
- the LOC117141891 gene encoding protein FAM76A isoform X1 — its product is MSGKVLFACSKCFSRHPYEELSSGQQLCKGCRGSTSVGKCTYCRSEFQPATSKSQSACKKCEHYLGKYGKPSACECCKIVAAFGGSKCMRCASYEAKYGPPVQCDECKLRSAFDRRDENKKVNGKLLCWLCACAYKRALLKAQQEGRIPMSKKRPHEKTSSSHRDSAAAKKPSRNELGKSGSGANNTGVNAVSGAGLDLPDKISRGNGGNGTIAAPAAITVDTNSSDHVVAITYLKERIASLEKRLNQKDKELLEKDKQLTELKGKNFEKENDMRNRLKEVERLHDMKVDNLNRKIASVLKELAVLKKSSNKKAAAISKAEKEIIKRENLSPKEEILATAGPEKPTKASSEPADIDKDEKSRDRDEERSEQGDRASVRSRSASSSPTPSSN
- the LOC117141891 gene encoding protein FAM76A isoform X4, giving the protein MYLLPIGVSTRHQITECLQEVRTLSGEVRQAQCLRVLQDCGRLRRIQVHAVNGKLLCWLCACAYKRALLKAQQEGRIPMSKKRPHEKTSSSHRDSAAAKKPSRNELGKSGSGANNTGVNAVSGAGLDLPDKISRGNGGNGTIAAPAAITVDTNSSDHVVAITYLKERIASLEKRLNQKDKELLEKDKQLTELKGKNFEKENDMRNRLKEVERLHDMKVDNLNRKIASVLKELAVLKKSSNKKAAAISKAEKEIIKRENLSPKEEILATAGPEKPTKASSEPADIDKDEKSRDRDEERSEQGDRASVRSRSASSSPTPSSN
- the LOC117141891 gene encoding protein FAM76A isoform X2, which translates into the protein MSGKVLFACSKCFSRHPYEELSSGQQLCKGCRGSTSVGKCTYCRSEFQPATKSQSACKKCEHYLGKYGKPSACECCKIVAAFGGSKCMRCASYEAKYGPPVQCDECKLRSAFDRRDENKKVNGKLLCWLCACAYKRALLKAQQEGRIPMSKKRPHEKTSSSHRDSAAAKKPSRNELGKSGSGANNTGVNAVSGAGLDLPDKISRGNGGNGTIAAPAAITVDTNSSDHVVAITYLKERIASLEKRLNQKDKELLEKDKQLTELKGKNFEKENDMRNRLKEVERLHDMKVDNLNRKIASVLKELAVLKKSSNKKAAAISKAEKEIIKRENLSPKEEILATAGPEKPTKASSEPADIDKDEKSRDRDEERSEQGDRASVRSRSASSSPTPSSN
- the LOC117141891 gene encoding protein FAM76B isoform X5, which encodes MSGKVLFACSKCFSRHPYEELSSGQQLCKGCRGSTSVGKCTYCRSEFQPATKSQSACKKCEHYLGKYGKPSACECCKIVAAFGGSKCMRSMANCFAGCVPAPTSERYSRHSRRAVYRCPRRGHTRRPRLRTETALRPRSHRATSWARAAAVPIIPA
- the LOC117139561 gene encoding ribosome-recycling factor, mitochondrial, encoding MLRSALHLAALGVRQTRVTSSSPRLPLILQNNLENTKYLQVARDYAKGRDKKKEKGGKGKPGKVEINEQQLREILNFDGLNSQMQKSVMQMKEDFVKHLSLRSTSGAIDTLRIKVDGQEHELQELAQISRKNPKTIIVNMIGFPQTIPDVLKAIEKSGMNLNPQQDGTTLFIPIPKVTKEHRENLSKNAKALFVKYRDAIRGVQNEHIRKLKKQPELGKDDAFAAQAQVTAIADRFISEADKLLASKQKELLGD
- the LOC117141898 gene encoding rhodanese domain-containing protein CG4456 isoform X2 — its product is MATYEQVKDVPNHPDVYLIDVRRKEELQQTGFIPASINIPLDELDKALNLDGSAFKNIYGRSKPEKQSQIIFTCRSGNRVLEAEKIAKSQGYSNVVIYKGSWNEWAQKEGL
- the LOC117141897 gene encoding adrenodoxin-like protein 1, mitochondrial, with the translated sequence MFCLLLRRSAVHNSCKLISKQIAKPAFYTPHNALHTTIPRRHGEFEWQDPKSKDEIVNITYVDKDGKRTKIQGKVGDNVLYLAHRHGIEMEGACEASLACTTCHVYVQHDYLQKLKEAEEQEDDLLDMAPFLRENSRLGCQILLDKSMEGMELELPKATRNFYVDGHKPKPH